In Phoenix dactylifera cultivar Barhee BC4 unplaced genomic scaffold, palm_55x_up_171113_PBpolish2nd_filt_p 000674F, whole genome shotgun sequence, the genomic stretch CAAATAGTGCGGTGGGACCCCCCCAGAGCTTTCGTTTAAATGTAGATTCTCCCTTTTAATGAGCAAGTAATGGCTCCTTCTTCTAGTCTCCGAGAGGGAGCGAAGAGATCCCCGAAAAGAAGCCCAAGCGTAATAAGCAAAGGAAAAGAATGGAAAAAAAGGTATACGGCATAAGCCAAGCGATAGATATGAGTTGCGGCAGTTCCTCTTGCGGTTGATCCACCATTGCTGTTAGTTTTGCGTTAGTCGGTTCGAACATCGATTTTGAGAAAGTCAACTTACTCTtactaaaatataaaaaaaaaatgaaaaaaacaaaatagactttatatataaaaaaagaaatggaaatGCAGGAGACTCTTCTTCCCTTTtccctcctccccttccttcGCTCCCCCCCCCCTAGCTCACTAAAGACATTGGGGAAAGCCTCCTATAATGACTCATGAGAGATTCATAGCACGCCAAAAATTTCGTATATAAAGAGAGCTATTACATCTCTCTTTTCTAATTGAGTTCTGCACCAGGACTCAAACCATACCTCGAGGAGAGGGTAGCTGAAAGAGCGCTTCTCCGAGGGACATGGTTCGAAACGAAAAAGTGCATCCCATGTCTTTCTTGGTTGGACCAACCCAACCGGCGATTTCCGAcaagtctctctttttttggggggagcagacaaagaataaaaaaacaaaatgctTGTTCTAAAATGGCTAGTCCTCAGTCTTCTTTCGGTTTTCGTATCACGGATCTTGGTTCGCGCTTTATGGCGAAAAATCCAATCCCATATAAAAATACGACCCATTTTCACACCATCTATCTATTCATTTCTTTCCTATGTCTCCAACTCTTCCTCCTTATGTTCTTACCACCCTCTGACGAATTGACAACTTTTTTTGAGCGCAAAATGCCTGACATATGGGGCCTTTCGGGGATCGAACATGAGCAACCTCCTTCCCAGGAGGACTTGCTTTTAATTACCTCACTGGAAGACTTAATCAGAGAAAGAACAGAGAATTGACTTTCAGAAGAAGGAGTCTCTCTCTCGCCAAATGAGAGGGATAACCTTATCCGAGAGTACATCTCTCTTTCTCGTGCCGAAAGGAGTCCTCAGGAACTCTATCGGATTGCTGAAAGTCTTTCTGAAGAGGGGAGACAGAGCCCTCTATAcctattttttaggaatagGATTAGAAGGCTATAAAGTAGCCCTTTTGTTTGTGCATCTTTCTTTCTCCCATGCTTTCCGTTGGTCAACAACCAACCATAGCTCTCTATAATTCTTCACTTACTACTCGTACAGGAAGGAGTCTTTTTCTGTCtggagggttttttttttcaaaaaataatgccTCAActtgataaattcacatattttaCACAATTATTCTGGTCATGCCTTATCCTCTTTACTTTTTATATTCCTATATGCAATGATGGAGATGGAGTACTTGGAATCAGCAGAATTCTCAAACTACGGAACCAACTGCTTTCGCACCGAGGGAACAAGATCGGGAGCAACGATCCTAAGACTTTGGAAGATATCTCGAGAAAAGGTTTTCGCACCGGTGTTTCCTATATGTACTCCAGTTTATTCGAAGTATCCCAATGGTGTAAGACCGTCGACTATTTgggaaaaaggaggaaaatcACTTTGATCTCTTGTTTCGGAGAAATAAGTGGCTCACGAGGAATGGAAAGAAACATTCTCTATTTGATCTCGAAGTCCTCATATAACACTTCTTCCAGTCGGATCACTTGTAGGAATGACATAATGCTCATCCATGTTCCACACGGCCAAGGAAGCATCGTTTTTTAATctaatgaaacccggaagagaTTCTTTCTCGAGGAATGGAAGGCACTACAAGAAAGATAGACTCCTTTTCAAATCGCCCCGCGGTGTTGAAAGGTTCTCGAGATTATAAATCTTTCCATTTTATTTTTCCATTAGAAGGAGCTTGTACATGTTCGGCAGTACCACCTGTTCATAGTATGAAAGGTTCTTAATGTTAGTTGAGTCCTTGGTTCCTCAATTGATTGACCCGCAATAATACCTAGCTGGCCATGCGGGCTCGCAGACGTAAGTTGGTTTTTGTGAACTGCCCGAACAGCGATAAAGCAAGATGGGAAAGCATGTTTTTTGGGCTATTTTATCCCTTCTTCCGGCGGTTTACGAAAGATCGCTCGCTCGGTGCAGTACCTCATCGACGTTCATTGCTGTACTTCGAGCTGCACTCCGCTGGTCACCCTCAAAATCCTACATAGCCGAGCCGTAAACTAGTTTACGGAATGCGCTAGTCACTACCCTTTATATACGTAAGGGGAATCAACTATATCCCTATACCAATGGTTGGGAATATTACTCAAATTTGTGATATAGCTTATCACTCATACGAATTCTCGCGTCGCCTAGTCCTCCTCCCAGATCATTTCTTTCGAAGTTAATAAGGTCGAGAATGACCTGCGAAGACAGGCGTTGTTCTTTTTCAAACTATCCATGAGTCTCTTAGCGACCTCTCGGACACACGGGACGATGATACCTGAGAAGGACCACCAACTTGACCATAAGCAAGGGAGCGGTAGCCCATGACTGTTACCGACTTAGTTAGTTGTCTGACCAAGAACTAGTTCAAATTGTGGTGATTCCAGGTATGCTTGGATGAATTTATAGAGGTTTCAAAAGGAATTGCAGGATGATATCGTCAAGAAAGAGTAAGACTTTGAAAAAATTTCATTACATTTTGGTCGGTCTTTTGAGCCCTCAATTAACATAAAGAAAGGGAGAAAGGGAAACGGGCATGGGGTCGAATAGGTCCAACAGAAGCATCCTCACAAGCAGCCAAAGATAGGCGAGGAAAAAATTCCTTCGGGAAAGATCAGCTCTAGATAAGgaacaaacttcaaacttcgcGACAAAGGCAACAGAAACCTGCTTCCATGCTGTCCTTGCTTGGCTAGCCATTCCGACCTTATCCGTCGCCCTCTTATTTATCAGCCAGCCCTGGCTACTGGTTTAAATCTAAATCATTCTGTAaccacctctttttctttggaaTGGCATTTATTTTCATCTTCTTTCTCTACCTAAGTAGAGTAGAGCCAAACCCTCTATGAgccctttccttctttctttcatggAAGTAGGCTTATTCCGCCTTAAAAGCTTGTGTTCTTATTCCTATCGCCCTTTCTTAAATAGAAATGGGCATCTTCTTATTCTTCAGCCTTAATTAAAGGCTCTTCCCTGCCTAGCTCCTCTGAAAAAAGGAACTACCTTGCTTCGGCGCACGATTCGGAAAACAGCCTCAAATTGAGCTTTTACCTCTCCAACCGCTGCCCTAACGAGTGGGAAAAGAGATAGATCGGGGGTATCGATGTGGATGAAAGGCAGAGATGAGAGCGAAAGAAGAGGAGTGGAACGAAGCCTTAAAGGCGAGGCACCCGAAGACAAAAGCCATTGGCTGAACACCAGCCGGAAAAATCCTTAATTCGAAAGACGACAATCAAAGCATCACGACTCGAGGAACAATCCTCAAGGGAGTGAACCTGTGAGATCGGTAGAAAACCCGTAAAAGGAAGCCGCTAGGCATCAAGCCCTATTACCTTAGACCCAGGGAGGGTGGCCGTTGTTGGGTGGTGAGTTGCAATGAAAGAGCTGAGAAGTTTTGGATGTACATAGAAGGGTGAGACTTTCTCGGCTCAAGCCGGAACACTTTTTCTGTGCCTACATACCGAATCAGACAAGTGAATCAATCGGTggtatgttcttcttcacgTGATCGTGCTCTAGACCTATGGGACTAACAACCACGGGGGCTTGCACTCCCTTTATGACCAAGATCAGGAGCTATTCATAGAGCCGGGGTGCCCCCGCCTAGGGAAGCAGATCTGTCCTCTAAGGAGCGTTAGCCATACCATGTAACTACAACACGAGGGACCCTAAGGACGGAAGGGCTCTTTCCGAAAAGGCTTGGGTCGGCCATTAGTGCTCTTTTGTTGTAAGCTTTTAGGCCTTTGGTCTGTCAGTTGCTGACGCCTTCTCTTCCTTTGGTCTAACCCTGAAGCTCTCACAGCGAGATCAGATACAGTTGACACCATGCCGAACATCATTCGAGATGCCACCTTCAACCAAGACTGAAATGCTAAACACAGTTCGTTCGGTAGCTCACACGCACCGCTCGTTTAAAAGGAAGAGGGCATGACCAGCTTCGAATCCGGATCTCTTTTATGATAGTCATCACGAATCCGCTTTCCTTTTTGACCTCAATGACGACTCATTCATAGATCTTTCATCTTAGAGGGGGCCCAGGAAAAAGGTCAACAAAGAGTAGGAAGCTCTCAGGTACTTCGTCCTAGAATGGGGTTTGTCTCCACTCAATATAGATTACTGGGCTAGGTCAGTGGAGAAAGAAATTACAGAATGGCTTTGACTTGTAGCAGCAAGATAGGCTGTCTTTGTTCCTGAGGCACATACCTAAAAAAGGGTGCCAGCCCCATAGCACAAGCTGGGGTATCTTACCCGATTAAGTTAGATTTCATAAGGCAATGCCTACAACTAAGTATATAAGACCAGGCAAACAAGCAATGAAATTATACAGTTTGTGTATACCTATGTCCGTCAAAGCGCTATTTGAGCCTActatatggaaaaaaaaatatccggtacaccttttttagctctttctaTCTAACATACTCCCTTTCTCACGAAGCAAAAACAGATTCTTTGGTGGCAGTGGCACTTCCAGAAACCGGATTCCCATCCACAAGGGATAGGGATAGGTGGGCGCTTAAAGATAGGCATACGTCGGCGTAGAAAGAAGAGATCCATTTTCTACAGAGATAGTCGGGCCTAGCTAATCCACTCACTCAGAAGAAGAAAGAGCACCCGAACCAACATCTGTTGAAGGAAATCGATACTATTTGAGGTCTGCCAAAGGTCTTTCAGCGCAGCACTTCCCTGGTAAGAAAACGGAGCTTCTATTGAAAGTTTTTTTACCCTTTTGTGGACACACCCTGGGGGTTGGAACCTCTTGCTCTTATGCTAAGGCAGAGGCTTTCTCAATGCAATGGCTTGCGTGGATTCGCATGCTTCGGATGCTGGTGTAGCTTACACCcctagaagggaaagaaaacgcCAGCGGCACGTGCTTCGAAAGCTGGGCTTGGAGCTATATCCCCCGGTCTCGGTCTAGCCGCTCTAACCGATGGCAGGAATTCTATCCTTTGTGATCCAGCCTATGCCTACTAAAAACCACCCTCCGCCGGCAAGGTTTGAAATCCTATGTCCGAGGTCGATTTCTCAAAGTATCGAAATGTTCCGAAGCTAGAAGTTGAtgattatcctttttttttcagtgAGAAGTCAATTCCGCTAAGCTTTAGCCAGGGCTAACCCTCTTTCTAAAGCAGAAGAGGAATAAATAGGAGCATTACTGCTGCTACGAGCTAGAAGGCGTTGGTGTCCGCTATAGGCTAGGTCTGTATCTGCTGACGGCACCAGAAGTCAGAGGGGCAGGCGAATAGCTTGATGAAATTCCGTGAGGTGAAAGACTAAGTACACTAAATGTGCTGACCCGAAAGCCTTTCCTTCGTATGAGACCGGACTAATAACTTCTATAAAGAGCAGCTAACCTGCGGTTCCCGATGCTACTATCCATGGTATTAAAAATACAATTATCTAATAGAGTTTTTCAGATAAGCTCCCAAATGAGCATCAAGGCAAGGCGCTTTCTCCCATTGAATCACCAGAATCGGGCATTTACAAGAACAAGAGGAATAGTCAAACCCAGCCGGCAAGGTCAAGATAGAGCTCCACACATAGTTTATAGTTCAGCGCAAGGCTAGCTCTCATTTATGATATGCTGGAAAACTGCCTGTCAGGCATTCTTCCTTGTGATTCATCTCGGTACCGTCCTATCGACACCACGTACTTTTCTCGTTCCGAGTGCTAGGACCCCCAAAACCCGAAGAATTCTACCAATAGATCTTCACCAGCCATTTAGTAGTTGCTCGTGTTTATTCAGCGGATCGACGAGAGAGGCCATTCTGCAACCTGAAAAGCCTTATCAACGCGCGTTAAAGACCTCTTACACCTAAGACCCCCTATAAGTAAGTTGGGATATCTTTTGAAAACCTAAtctctgaaaagaaaagatgttTGCGATCCCTTACCTGCTCGATTAAAGAAAGTGGGATCTGTCCTTGCATTTCTGAGATAGGGCTCCCTCATGGCATTCTTGCTCTTGCATTTCAAAGTCGAATCGGGATTCCATCTAGAGAAAGGTACCGAATGGAACTTGTGAATGTGTATGCCGAACGTAGGGATGTCCCCTTTCCCTTTGATATTAAGCTAtgatctctcttctctctcttgaaGTTCCCACAAAGCGACTCTGAACCTAAGACCGGGTTGTGGGGATGTCTGTTGATATTAGAAACTATGAGAAAACTACATGTTATTGATTGGATATCCCT encodes the following:
- the LOC120106884 gene encoding putative ATP synthase protein YMF19, producing MPQLDKFTYFTQLFWSCLILFTFYIPICNDGDGVLGISRILKLRNQLLSHRGNKIGSNDPKTLEDISRKGFRTGVSYMYSSLFEVSQWCKTVDYLGKRRKITLISCFGEISGSRGMERNILYLISKSSYNTSSSRITCRNDIMLIHVPHGQGSIVF